Proteins encoded by one window of Tunturibacter psychrotolerans:
- a CDS encoding acetyl-CoA C-acetyltransferase: MKEVVIVTAVRTPVGKFQGAFAEMTAVELGAVAVREAVKRAGIDASSVDECLMGCVLPAGLGQNPARQAALNGGLPDTVSAMTINMVCGSGLKAVALAAQAIMAGDAEIVVAGGMESMSNAPYLLPQGRRGFRMGDSVVVDSMVKDGLWCACEGYHMGITGENVAEKHSITREEQDAYALASHRKASAAWKEGRFDAEVVPVNVHGKKGAVTVVSRDESVREDASMEALAGLKPAFKKDGTVTAGNAPGVNDAAAAVVVMSAERAKELGLKPMVRIKAQATSGVAPKWVMLAPVTGVQLVLKRAGWEKGDVDLYELNEAFSVQALGVMKELGLDGSRVNVNGGAVAIGHPIGASGARVLVTLIHEMMRRDVKKGVAALCLGGGNSVALAVER; this comes from the coding sequence ATGAAGGAAGTTGTGATTGTTACTGCGGTGCGGACGCCGGTGGGTAAGTTTCAAGGGGCGTTTGCAGAGATGACAGCGGTAGAGCTTGGCGCGGTTGCGGTTCGCGAGGCTGTAAAACGGGCCGGAATCGATGCTTCGAGCGTGGATGAGTGTCTGATGGGTTGCGTTCTGCCGGCGGGGTTGGGACAGAACCCGGCGCGGCAAGCGGCGTTGAACGGCGGACTGCCGGACACGGTTTCGGCGATGACCATCAATATGGTGTGCGGGTCGGGCCTGAAGGCGGTTGCGCTCGCAGCGCAGGCCATCATGGCGGGCGATGCGGAGATCGTGGTGGCGGGCGGGATGGAGTCGATGTCAAACGCGCCATATCTTCTGCCGCAAGGACGTAGAGGATTCCGGATGGGGGACTCAGTCGTGGTGGACTCGATGGTGAAGGATGGGTTGTGGTGCGCGTGTGAGGGCTACCATATGGGGATCACGGGAGAAAACGTCGCTGAGAAGCATTCGATTACGCGCGAGGAGCAGGACGCTTATGCGCTGGCCTCGCACCGTAAGGCAAGCGCTGCGTGGAAGGAGGGACGGTTCGACGCGGAGGTGGTGCCGGTGAATGTTCATGGGAAGAAGGGTGCAGTCACCGTGGTTTCACGGGATGAGAGTGTGCGGGAGGATGCGTCGATGGAGGCGCTTGCTGGCTTGAAGCCGGCGTTTAAGAAGGATGGGACGGTGACCGCAGGAAATGCACCAGGAGTAAACGATGCGGCTGCGGCGGTGGTGGTGATGTCGGCGGAGCGGGCGAAGGAACTGGGCTTGAAGCCGATGGTGAGGATCAAGGCGCAGGCTACCAGTGGCGTGGCGCCGAAATGGGTGATGCTCGCTCCGGTGACCGGGGTGCAGCTGGTGTTGAAGCGTGCAGGATGGGAGAAGGGTGACGTGGACCTGTATGAGTTGAATGAGGCGTTCAGCGTGCAGGCGTTGGGAGTCATGAAAGAACTGGGACTCGATGGTTCGAGGGTGAATGTTAATGGTGGTGCGGTGGCGATTGGGCACCCGATTGGGGCTAGTGGGGCGCGGGTGCTGGTGACGCTGATCCACGAGATGATGCGGCGGGATGTGAAGAAAGGCGTTGCGGCGCTTTGTCTGGGTGGAGGGAACTCGGTGGCGTTGGCGGTGGAACGGTAG
- a CDS encoding class I SAM-dependent methyltransferase — protein MSENTERFTGRVRDYERHRLRYPGAVIEILVPRCGLRLDHLVADVGAGTGMLAELFLEHGNAVIAIEPNDDMREACERLASAWPGLMVKKATAEDTGLEEDSVDLVAVGRAFHWFDVAQTAKEFRRILRPGGWVVIASNSRVRDDSPMSMAYEDLLRQHGTDYEANQERYESSGRVTEFFAGGELFREEIRGEQKLTLEELLGQTQSLSVTPEPGHAKYEGMQEALRAFFAKWQVDGIVEMKTVCRVACGRFGS, from the coding sequence ATGAGCGAGAATACCGAGCGGTTTACCGGACGAGTTAGAGACTACGAACGACATCGGCTTCGCTACCCAGGGGCAGTCATCGAGATTCTGGTGCCACGGTGCGGGCTGAGACTCGATCACCTTGTGGCCGATGTTGGCGCAGGTACAGGGATGTTGGCGGAGTTGTTTCTGGAGCATGGGAATGCGGTGATTGCCATCGAGCCGAACGACGATATGCGTGAGGCTTGTGAAAGGCTGGCGTCAGCATGGCCGGGACTGATGGTAAAGAAAGCTACGGCGGAGGATACCGGCCTCGAAGAAGACTCGGTGGACTTGGTTGCAGTGGGAAGAGCGTTTCACTGGTTCGACGTCGCCCAGACCGCGAAGGAGTTTCGGCGGATTCTGCGACCGGGGGGATGGGTGGTAATCGCGAGCAACAGTAGAGTTCGAGATGATTCGCCGATGTCGATGGCCTATGAGGATCTGCTACGGCAGCATGGGACGGACTACGAGGCGAATCAGGAGAGATATGAAAGTAGCGGTCGGGTGACGGAGTTCTTTGCGGGCGGTGAGTTGTTTCGGGAAGAGATCCGTGGAGAACAAAAACTGACATTGGAGGAATTATTGGGGCAGACGCAGTCGCTGTCGGTTACCCCGGAGCCGGGGCATGCAAAGTATGAGGGGATGCAGGAGGCACTGCGGGCGTTTTTTGCAAAGTGGCAGGTGGATGGAATCGTTGAGATGAAGACCGTTTGCCGGGTCGCTTGCGGGCGGTTTGGCAGTTGA
- a CDS encoding NAD(P)/FAD-dependent oxidoreductase translates to MHHPDLCIAGAGIIGLSLALELHHRGYRVTVFDQGDPLAESSSAAAGMLAAYDPDNPSQLLPLATLSLSLYPNYLDRIHSLSGIRVPFQTHTTLQSVPTRTAATSSELTAKDLSHLFPALVPRKHRFILLDEHSLDPRQLASALLAAIHATTIDLQPHTPILSTRPVGNAVEITTPIGTMQTAQFVNCAGAWAAASSHQPGIPVTPKKGQMFSVVLPPSLPMHFVVRTPDIYVVPRTTGPSAGRAIVGATVEDIGFDKIVHPSDIDHLRSLAITLLPILASTQQLEAWCGLRPATADGLPILGTLPGRPNHFIATGHYRNGILLAPATAKVMAQLILGETSATELTSFSPNRFLSELPSP, encoded by the coding sequence ATGCATCACCCCGACCTCTGCATCGCTGGAGCCGGCATCATCGGACTCTCCCTCGCCCTTGAACTCCACCACCGCGGCTACCGCGTCACAGTATTTGACCAAGGCGATCCACTCGCCGAATCCTCCTCTGCGGCCGCAGGCATGCTGGCTGCCTACGATCCCGACAACCCATCCCAACTCCTGCCTCTGGCGACCCTCAGCCTGTCGCTCTATCCTAACTACCTCGACCGTATCCACTCTCTCTCCGGAATCCGCGTTCCCTTCCAGACTCACACGACCCTGCAGTCCGTTCCCACCCGCACCGCTGCTACAAGCTCCGAACTCACCGCCAAAGATCTCTCCCATCTGTTTCCCGCGCTCGTGCCCAGAAAGCACCGATTTATCCTCCTCGACGAGCACAGCCTCGACCCCCGCCAACTCGCCTCAGCGCTTCTTGCCGCCATCCATGCCACCACCATCGACCTCCAACCGCACACTCCGATCCTCTCTACTCGCCCCGTCGGCAACGCAGTCGAGATCACAACCCCCATCGGCACCATGCAAACAGCACAGTTCGTCAATTGCGCCGGAGCCTGGGCGGCTGCCTCCTCGCACCAGCCCGGCATCCCGGTCACACCAAAGAAAGGACAGATGTTTTCAGTCGTCCTTCCTCCTTCTCTCCCGATGCACTTCGTCGTCCGCACACCGGACATCTATGTCGTCCCTCGCACCACCGGCCCCTCCGCCGGCCGCGCCATCGTCGGCGCCACCGTCGAAGACATCGGCTTTGACAAGATCGTCCACCCATCCGACATCGACCATCTCCGCTCACTCGCAATCACTCTTCTTCCCATCCTCGCCAGCACTCAACAACTTGAAGCCTGGTGCGGCCTTCGCCCCGCGACCGCGGATGGTCTTCCCATCCTCGGCACTCTCCCGGGTCGGCCGAATCATTTCATTGCCACCGGCCACTATCGAAATGGAATTCTCCTGGCCCCGGCCACAGCTAAAGTTATGGCGCAACTTATCCTCGGTGAAACCTCCGCCACCGAACTGACTTCCTTCTCTCCAAACCGGTTCTTATCAGAGCTCCCATCACCGTAG
- a CDS encoding phosphoribosylaminoimidazolesuccinocarboxamide synthase — translation MPAIILETHLGSLPLTARGKVRDIYALSADQLLFVASDRISAFDHVLGSGIPFKGKILTRLSLFWFDLLKPIVPNHLLTADTAHFPPELEPFLDQLEGRSMLVKRAKMFPVECVVRGYLSGSGWKDYQQTGSVCGIKLPAGLRESDRLPEPIFTPAAKINTGGHDENISYETVQKTIGESYADALRTLTLRIYEKATEHAASKGLILADTKFEFGLTTDKSGNDQIVLADEVLTPDSSRYWPADSYNPGRPQPSFDKQFVRDYLESIHWNKQAPAPALPKEVVFRTSEKYLEAYRSLTGRTNL, via the coding sequence ATGCCAGCAATCATATTAGAGACCCACCTTGGATCGCTCCCTCTGACCGCACGCGGTAAGGTTCGCGATATTTACGCCCTCTCCGCCGACCAACTCCTCTTCGTCGCTAGCGACCGTATATCTGCGTTCGATCATGTCCTTGGCAGTGGCATTCCTTTCAAGGGAAAGATCCTCACTCGGCTCTCACTGTTCTGGTTTGATCTCCTCAAACCGATCGTCCCAAACCACCTACTCACGGCCGACACGGCACACTTCCCTCCGGAACTCGAACCGTTTCTCGACCAACTCGAAGGCCGCAGCATGCTCGTCAAGCGAGCCAAGATGTTTCCCGTCGAGTGCGTCGTTCGTGGCTACCTCTCCGGATCCGGGTGGAAGGACTACCAGCAAACCGGTTCGGTCTGCGGAATCAAACTCCCTGCGGGCCTTCGCGAGTCAGACCGCCTGCCTGAGCCCATCTTCACGCCCGCCGCAAAGATCAACACAGGCGGACACGATGAGAATATCTCTTACGAAACGGTCCAGAAGACCATCGGCGAAAGCTACGCCGATGCGCTACGCACACTCACACTCCGGATCTATGAAAAAGCAACGGAGCATGCTGCCAGTAAAGGGCTGATTCTCGCCGACACCAAGTTCGAATTTGGCCTTACAACCGATAAATCGGGAAACGATCAGATCGTTCTCGCCGACGAGGTACTGACTCCCGACTCATCGCGCTATTGGCCGGCAGATTCCTACAATCCCGGACGGCCGCAGCCTTCTTTCGACAAACAATTCGTCCGCGACTATCTCGAATCAATCCACTGGAACAAGCAGGCGCCTGCTCCAGCGTTGCCAAAGGAGGTCGTATTCCGGACCAGCGAGAAATACCTCGAGGCCTATCGCTCGCTCACTGGCCGTACCAACCTCTAA
- a CDS encoding citrate synthase has translation MSTAVAPKGLEGIVATTSSICWIDGDAGVLSYRGIDIHELAQRSTFEECTYLLWFGKLPTATELAEFTRHLSAARELNSKVVDLLRSVPADATPMQVLRTAVSLLSIYDADEADCSHDANVRKSYRLTAQIPMIVAIFDRIRKGKSIVEADKSLSHAANFLWMLNGEEPSETATRAFDIALILHADHELNASTFAARVIAATLADIHSAITGAIGALKGPLHGGANEATMRLLYAIDKAGADPVEYVKQMFADKKKISGFGHRVYHTEDPRATHLRRMSEELGKVAGNTKWFDLSRKIELFVKQEKKLNANVDFYSASTYTTLGIDIDLFTPIFAVSRISGWAAHVIEQHDDNRLIRPRADYTGPSYPATYTPIEKR, from the coding sequence ATGTCTACCGCTGTCGCACCAAAGGGCCTGGAAGGCATCGTCGCCACCACGTCCTCCATCTGCTGGATCGACGGCGACGCCGGCGTCCTCTCCTATCGCGGCATCGATATCCACGAACTCGCACAGAGATCCACCTTCGAGGAGTGCACCTACCTCCTGTGGTTCGGCAAACTCCCCACCGCCACCGAGCTTGCTGAATTCACCAGGCATCTCTCCGCCGCACGCGAACTCAATTCAAAGGTTGTTGACCTCCTCCGCAGCGTTCCCGCCGACGCCACACCCATGCAGGTCCTCCGCACCGCCGTCTCTCTTCTCAGCATCTACGACGCTGACGAGGCAGACTGCAGCCACGACGCCAACGTCCGCAAATCCTACCGGCTTACCGCCCAGATCCCGATGATCGTCGCCATCTTCGACCGCATCCGCAAGGGTAAATCCATCGTCGAGGCCGACAAATCTCTCTCCCACGCCGCCAACTTCCTCTGGATGCTCAACGGCGAAGAGCCTTCCGAAACCGCTACACGCGCCTTCGACATTGCACTCATCCTCCATGCCGACCATGAGCTGAACGCCAGCACCTTCGCCGCACGCGTCATCGCAGCTACGCTCGCTGACATCCACTCCGCCATCACCGGTGCCATCGGCGCCCTCAAAGGCCCGCTTCACGGTGGAGCCAACGAGGCCACCATGCGTCTCCTCTATGCCATCGACAAAGCCGGTGCCGACCCCGTCGAGTACGTCAAACAAATGTTCGCAGACAAAAAGAAGATCTCCGGCTTCGGCCACCGCGTCTACCACACTGAAGATCCACGTGCCACTCACCTCCGCCGCATGTCCGAAGAACTGGGCAAGGTCGCAGGAAACACCAAATGGTTTGACTTGTCTCGCAAGATCGAGCTCTTTGTGAAACAGGAAAAGAAACTCAACGCTAACGTCGACTTCTACTCCGCCTCAACCTATACCACGCTCGGTATCGACATCGATCTCTTTACCCCCATCTTCGCCGTCAGCCGCATCTCCGGATGGGCAGCCCACGTCATCGAACAACACGACGACAACCGCCTCATACGCCCGCGAGCAGACTACACCGGGCCCTCCTACCCTGCGACTTACACACCCATCGAAAAGCGATAA
- a CDS encoding L-serine ammonia-lyase, giving the protein MNTSLFELFKIGIGPSSSHTVGPMRAALRFSRQLESAGLLTRTASVTVELYGSLALTGVGHGTDRAILLGLLGEAPDTVDPATVETKIATIRSTGSLHLNGTRDIPFTEAVNLLFHRNQMYPDPNVISHPNGMHFTAFDEAGASLAGEVFYSIGGGFIVSDAERIAESATSTRVVPYPFRSAADLLATAKQHNLTIADLLLANEIALLNDPTNSINRPQPTPVSAQLDHSAEHTIRASILTLWRTMQQCTEHGIATEGILPGGLNVRRRAHRLAERLNTIGSKDPLAPIDWVTVYAMAVNEENAAGGRVVTAPTNGAAGVIPAIGNYYLRFIEGTDAEKKEGILRYFLTAAAIGILYKENASISGAEVGCQGEVGVACSMAAGGLVAALNGTNAQVEHAAEIAMEHNLGMTCDPIGGLVQIPCIERNGMGAVKAINACRMAMHETGDHKLSLDQVIATMYQTGLDMQSRYKETSLAGLALNIIEC; this is encoded by the coding sequence GTGAATACCAGTCTCTTTGAACTCTTCAAAATCGGCATCGGACCGTCTAGCTCTCACACGGTCGGTCCCATGCGAGCGGCTCTTCGATTCTCGCGCCAACTTGAATCTGCTGGACTCCTTACACGCACCGCATCGGTCACCGTCGAGCTCTACGGCTCTCTCGCCCTCACGGGCGTCGGCCACGGAACAGATCGAGCTATCCTCCTTGGTCTACTCGGAGAAGCGCCCGACACCGTTGATCCCGCAACCGTCGAAACTAAAATCGCCACAATCCGCTCCACCGGGTCTCTGCATCTCAACGGCACCCGGGACATTCCCTTCACCGAAGCCGTGAATCTCCTCTTCCATCGCAACCAGATGTATCCCGATCCGAATGTCATCTCGCATCCTAACGGCATGCACTTCACAGCCTTCGATGAGGCCGGTGCATCATTGGCAGGCGAGGTCTTTTATTCCATTGGCGGAGGCTTCATCGTCTCTGACGCGGAGCGAATAGCAGAATCGGCCACCAGCACTCGCGTTGTTCCGTATCCCTTCCGCAGTGCAGCCGACCTTCTCGCCACTGCGAAACAGCACAACCTCACGATCGCCGATCTCCTGCTCGCCAACGAGATTGCTCTGCTAAACGACCCGACGAACTCCATCAACCGTCCCCAGCCAACTCCGGTTTCGGCGCAGTTGGATCACTCGGCAGAACACACGATCCGTGCCAGCATCCTCACCCTCTGGAGAACCATGCAGCAATGCACTGAGCACGGCATCGCCACTGAAGGCATCCTGCCCGGCGGACTCAACGTCCGGCGTCGCGCCCATCGCCTTGCCGAGCGCCTCAACACCATCGGCTCCAAAGACCCTCTCGCACCGATTGATTGGGTCACCGTCTATGCGATGGCCGTCAACGAAGAAAATGCAGCTGGAGGTAGAGTGGTGACCGCCCCCACCAACGGAGCCGCAGGCGTAATTCCCGCCATCGGCAACTATTACCTACGCTTCATTGAAGGCACCGACGCGGAAAAAAAAGAAGGCATCCTTCGCTACTTCCTGACCGCGGCTGCTATTGGCATCCTGTACAAGGAAAACGCCAGCATCTCCGGGGCCGAGGTGGGCTGCCAGGGAGAAGTCGGCGTAGCCTGCAGCATGGCCGCCGGAGGCCTCGTCGCTGCACTCAACGGCACCAACGCTCAGGTTGAACACGCCGCCGAGATCGCGATGGAACACAACCTCGGCATGACCTGTGACCCCATCGGAGGCCTCGTCCAGATCCCGTGCATCGAACGCAATGGTATGGGCGCAGTCAAAGCCATCAACGCCTGCCGAATGGCCATGCACGAGACCGGCGATCACAAACTCTCTCTCGACCAGGTCATTGCCACCATGTACCAGACCGGCCTCGATATGCAGTCCCGCTACAAAGAAACGTCGCTCGCCGGCCTCGCCCTCAACATCATCGAATGTTGA
- the smc gene encoding chromosome segregation protein SMC: MLKLKKVQILGFKSFCDRTEVQLSGEGIVAIVGPNGCGKSNISDAITWVLGEQSAKSLRGIKMEDVIFAGTRDRKPTGMAEVSLTLVDPEVYDGANLQDDPEIVIDENLPTDWDETTLRQQRADETEEAVAEAQPGTVVEGEANGPQIVQPPTDADAAELANPNNVVLKIRRRKFGRAPVRAGELTITRRLFRSGDSEYLLNGKICRLRDIQDIFMGTGLGGESYAIIGQERIGQLLSAKPHDRRSIIEEAAGITRFKTKKRLAELRLESARQNLARVNDIFDEVTRQMTTLKRQAAKAERYGALRDELRTRLRVVLASRMEQLDIEQAATTEKIAALASQIDAQATTVEAMDAEHTEGVNSGYSLDQQIREAGAQANQSAVDLERITARSAANADRIAELTNRLATGADDLAQAREQLASLAAELEEHRSFLNSATAESAGSREAAQSHQAQAQEAVRGVAAAEQQAEQNRRSTMQLVQRIAQTRNEEAQAAAALAGLDREAERLLSESEIAKQELETLGLQRGQVKMSFESVTEHLKRLEAEIAELRLQIEANRNEESQSKRRGDQLRGEVATLTGRRTSLEALIREHSYSTDTVRNLFKTDAYKQNADGMAAVGTLADFLEVDGKYENVVDEFLRDELNYVVVKSWDAANAGMHLLQTDVTGRATFLVHPNDSQANFAFAEGMQSVAQTNIEGIEGVVPLKECVRVLDGFGKSLEVILPKLREGFVAPDSYTARSLALSNPQAFFLSPSGETFHNVTVTSGRPRTQGPLALKRELAEVQQKLEKAEHDLAQTDRATIELQHQIAALSATIESKTHERRDAERESANSGAALRQMEAEVARIERRLQDWALTSERNREARNQKADLIVRRQQEAAAFENERGTLEASLAALQEQLEELRARREELQQGAAAASAALAGLEERRRNAAANFEQTTRLYNGQNQRIQQLDQQISSAGAEKLRREEETAALTVQHAELSEVRANAVAQGARLTEEAHGLRASMSELDTRLRTLRHETEALREQRATLTARAAKLTSDIEHIDATCLNDLGAEAITIREDQTIVRIEGADLHTQEEESRALKQKLEAMGPVNMMALDEYNETVTRHSFLETQRKDLLDSIENTQASIKEIDDVSRLKFDEAFKVINENFSVTFTKLFGGGQAFMKLTDAENSNESGIDIVASPPGKKLQNILLLSGGEKALTALSLLVGIFQFQPAPFCILDEVDAPLDETNVGRFAKLIHEMSATTQFVVITHSKRTMSQADVIYGVTMQEPGVSKIVSVNLNRRDSTDNRRAVA, from the coding sequence TTGCTCAAGCTCAAAAAAGTCCAGATCCTCGGCTTCAAATCCTTCTGTGATCGCACTGAAGTTCAGCTCTCCGGCGAGGGCATTGTCGCCATTGTCGGCCCCAACGGGTGCGGCAAATCGAACATCTCCGACGCCATCACCTGGGTCTTGGGCGAACAGTCCGCCAAAAGCCTCCGCGGTATCAAGATGGAGGACGTCATTTTTGCCGGCACCCGAGACCGCAAGCCCACCGGCATGGCCGAGGTCTCGCTCACCCTCGTCGACCCTGAGGTCTACGACGGCGCCAACCTCCAGGACGACCCTGAAATCGTCATTGACGAAAATCTCCCCACAGACTGGGATGAGACCACCCTCCGCCAGCAACGCGCCGACGAAACCGAGGAAGCTGTCGCCGAAGCCCAACCCGGCACCGTCGTCGAGGGCGAGGCCAATGGCCCCCAAATCGTTCAACCTCCAACCGACGCAGATGCGGCAGAACTCGCCAACCCAAACAATGTTGTCCTCAAGATTCGTCGCCGCAAGTTCGGCCGCGCTCCCGTCCGCGCCGGCGAACTCACCATAACTCGCCGCCTCTTCCGCTCAGGCGACAGCGAATACCTTCTCAACGGCAAGATCTGTCGCCTGCGCGACATTCAGGACATCTTCATGGGCACTGGCCTAGGAGGCGAGTCCTATGCCATCATCGGCCAGGAGCGAATCGGCCAGCTCCTCTCCGCAAAGCCGCACGATCGTCGATCCATCATCGAAGAAGCCGCAGGCATCACTCGTTTCAAGACGAAAAAGCGCCTTGCCGAACTGCGTCTCGAATCCGCCCGCCAGAACCTAGCCCGCGTAAACGACATCTTCGACGAGGTCACCCGCCAGATGACCACCCTTAAACGCCAGGCCGCAAAGGCCGAGCGTTACGGTGCGCTTCGTGACGAACTCCGCACCCGCCTCCGAGTTGTTCTCGCCAGCCGCATGGAACAGTTGGACATCGAGCAAGCCGCCACCACCGAGAAGATCGCCGCGCTCGCCTCCCAGATCGACGCTCAGGCCACCACCGTCGAAGCGATGGACGCCGAGCACACTGAGGGCGTCAACTCCGGCTACAGCCTCGACCAGCAGATCCGCGAGGCCGGGGCGCAGGCCAATCAATCCGCTGTCGACCTCGAGCGCATCACAGCCCGTTCCGCCGCAAACGCCGACCGCATCGCCGAACTCACCAACCGTCTCGCAACCGGCGCCGACGACCTCGCGCAGGCCCGCGAACAGCTCGCCAGCCTCGCCGCCGAGCTCGAAGAGCATCGAAGCTTTCTTAACAGCGCCACAGCCGAGTCTGCCGGATCACGAGAGGCAGCCCAGAGCCATCAGGCTCAGGCTCAAGAGGCCGTCCGTGGCGTCGCCGCAGCCGAGCAGCAGGCTGAACAAAACCGCCGCTCAACCATGCAACTCGTCCAGCGCATAGCCCAGACTCGCAACGAAGAGGCTCAAGCTGCCGCAGCCCTCGCTGGCCTCGACCGCGAAGCCGAGCGTCTTCTCTCCGAATCCGAGATCGCTAAGCAAGAACTCGAGACTCTCGGCCTTCAGCGTGGCCAGGTCAAAATGTCTTTCGAATCCGTTACCGAACACCTCAAGCGTCTTGAAGCTGAGATCGCTGAACTCCGTCTCCAGATAGAGGCCAATCGCAACGAGGAGTCTCAGTCCAAACGCCGAGGCGATCAGCTACGAGGCGAAGTCGCGACCCTGACCGGCCGCCGCACCTCTCTCGAAGCCCTCATTCGCGAGCACAGCTATTCCACCGACACCGTTCGTAACCTCTTCAAGACCGACGCCTACAAACAAAACGCTGATGGCATGGCCGCTGTCGGCACTCTCGCCGACTTCCTCGAAGTAGACGGCAAGTACGAAAACGTTGTCGACGAATTCCTCCGCGACGAGCTCAACTACGTCGTGGTCAAATCCTGGGACGCCGCGAACGCAGGCATGCATCTCCTGCAGACCGATGTCACAGGCCGCGCCACTTTCCTCGTACATCCCAACGACTCCCAGGCCAACTTCGCCTTTGCCGAAGGCATGCAAAGCGTGGCCCAGACCAACATCGAGGGAATCGAAGGAGTCGTTCCTCTCAAAGAGTGCGTCCGTGTTCTCGACGGTTTCGGTAAATCCCTCGAGGTCATTCTGCCCAAGCTCCGCGAAGGTTTCGTGGCCCCAGACTCCTACACCGCCCGCTCGCTCGCCCTCTCGAACCCCCAAGCATTCTTCCTCTCTCCCAGCGGCGAGACCTTCCACAACGTCACAGTCACCAGCGGACGCCCCCGCACGCAGGGCCCCCTGGCACTCAAACGCGAACTCGCAGAGGTGCAGCAGAAGCTGGAAAAGGCCGAGCACGATCTGGCCCAGACCGACCGTGCGACAATCGAACTGCAGCACCAGATTGCCGCCCTCAGCGCGACGATTGAAAGCAAAACCCACGAACGACGTGACGCCGAGCGCGAGTCCGCAAACTCCGGAGCAGCTCTACGGCAAATGGAGGCGGAGGTCGCTCGCATTGAACGCCGTCTGCAGGACTGGGCACTCACCAGCGAACGCAATCGGGAAGCCCGCAATCAGAAAGCTGACCTGATCGTGCGTCGTCAGCAAGAGGCAGCAGCCTTCGAGAACGAGCGCGGCACTTTGGAAGCCAGCTTAGCCGCACTTCAAGAGCAACTCGAAGAGCTACGCGCTCGCCGTGAAGAGCTTCAACAGGGCGCAGCAGCAGCCTCAGCCGCACTCGCTGGGTTAGAGGAGCGTCGCCGCAACGCAGCCGCAAACTTCGAACAGACAACGCGGCTCTACAACGGCCAAAACCAGCGAATCCAGCAGCTCGATCAGCAAATCTCGTCCGCCGGCGCAGAAAAACTCCGCCGCGAGGAAGAAACCGCCGCGCTCACGGTCCAGCATGCCGAACTCTCAGAGGTACGTGCCAATGCCGTAGCTCAAGGCGCTCGGCTTACGGAAGAGGCCCACGGACTCCGTGCTTCTATGTCCGAACTCGACACGCGTCTCCGCACACTTCGTCATGAAACCGAAGCCCTTCGCGAGCAGCGCGCAACACTCACTGCACGCGCCGCAAAGCTCACCTCCGACATCGAGCACATCGATGCCACCTGCCTCAACGACCTTGGCGCCGAAGCCATAACAATTCGCGAAGACCAGACCATCGTCCGCATCGAAGGCGCCGATCTTCACACGCAAGAGGAAGAATCTCGCGCCCTCAAGCAAAAACTTGAAGCGATGGGTCCGGTCAACATGATGGCCCTCGATGAGTACAACGAGACAGTCACCCGTCACAGCTTCCTCGAAACTCAACGCAAAGATCTGCTCGATTCCATCGAGAACACACAAGCCTCCATCAAGGAGATTGACGACGTCTCCCGTCTCAAGTTCGACGAGGCCTTCAAGGTCATCAACGAGAATTTCTCTGTCACCTTCACCAAACTCTTCGGTGGCGGTCAGGCCTTTATGAAACTCACCGATGCCGAAAACTCCAACGAGAGCGGCATCGACATCGTTGCCTCTCCTCCGGGGAAGAAACTTCAAAATATCCTACTGCTCTCCGGAGGAGAAAAAGCGCTGACCGCCCTCTCGCTCCTTGTCGGAATCTTCCAGTTCCAGCCCGCCCCCTTCTGCATCCTCGACGAAGTCGACGCACCACTGGATGAAACCAACGTAGGGCGCTTCGCAAAACTGATCCACGAGATGAGCGCAACCACTCAGTTCGTCGTAATCACTCACAGCAAACGCACTATGTCCCAGGCAGACGTCATCTATGGCGTCACCATGCAGGAGCCAGGTGTCTCAAAGATTGTCAGCGTCAACCTCAACCGCCGCGACTCCACAGACAACCGCCGCGCCGTCGCCTGA